One Janthinobacterium sp. TB1-E2 genomic region harbors:
- a CDS encoding ABC transporter permease — translation MFRYYFTLGLRSLRRNRALTALMILTLAVGVAASVSTVTILHAMSGDPLPHKSDRLFVPMIDILPMKGYVAGEKPGFPQMQMSYIDAQNFMRSKIGVRRTVMFGVAGPVEPLRKDIGVFNAQGMAPTRDFFAMFEPPFLYGQPWSDADDASGADVIVLSRALSEKLVGSANPVGQRVTVLGRPYMVTGVLATWDVVPRAHHIIGSKGAFGPEDEFFIPFASAIRHETVHDGGMSCNGDNNAPGYQGTLASGCTWLQFWFEMASSGERGQLQQYLDAYAGEQRKLGRMQRNAPNSLYDLNEWMGFLQVVDNDNKLAAWLAFGFLLLCLVNTIGLLLAKFSVRASEVGIRRALGATRRDIFRQFLIETTVIGLAGGVLGLLLAFGALAVVSKHSEDLGTVAHMDIPMLLLTFAMSVLAAVLAGLLPTWRACQVTPAIQLKSQ, via the coding sequence ATGTTCCGCTACTATTTCACCTTGGGCTTGCGCAGCCTGCGCCGCAACCGCGCCCTGACGGCGCTGATGATACTGACCCTGGCCGTCGGCGTGGCCGCCAGCGTGTCCACCGTCACCATCCTGCACGCCATGTCGGGCGACCCGCTGCCGCACAAGAGCGACCGCCTGTTCGTGCCGATGATCGACATCCTGCCCATGAAAGGCTATGTCGCCGGTGAAAAGCCGGGCTTTCCGCAAATGCAGATGAGCTATATCGACGCCCAGAACTTCATGCGCAGCAAAATCGGCGTGCGCCGCACCGTGATGTTCGGCGTGGCCGGCCCGGTCGAACCCTTGCGCAAGGATATCGGCGTCTTCAATGCGCAGGGCATGGCGCCCACGCGCGACTTCTTTGCCATGTTCGAGCCGCCGTTCCTGTACGGCCAGCCATGGAGCGACGCCGACGACGCCAGCGGCGCCGACGTGATCGTGCTCAGCCGCGCGCTGTCGGAGAAACTGGTCGGCAGCGCCAATCCGGTCGGCCAGCGCGTCACGGTGCTGGGCCGGCCCTACATGGTGACGGGCGTCTTGGCCACCTGGGACGTCGTGCCGCGCGCCCATCACATTATCGGCAGCAAGGGGGCATTCGGGCCGGAGGACGAATTCTTCATTCCATTCGCCAGCGCCATCCGCCACGAGACCGTGCACGATGGCGGCATGAGCTGCAACGGCGACAATAACGCACCCGGCTACCAGGGCACGCTCGCCTCGGGCTGCACCTGGCTGCAGTTCTGGTTCGAGATGGCCAGCAGCGGCGAGCGCGGCCAGTTGCAGCAATACCTGGACGCCTATGCGGGCGAGCAGCGCAAGCTGGGGCGCATGCAGCGCAATGCGCCGAACAGCCTGTACGACCTGAACGAATGGATGGGCTTTTTGCAGGTGGTCGACAACGACAACAAGCTGGCGGCATGGCTGGCCTTCGGCTTCTTGCTGCTGTGCCTGGTCAATACCATCGGCCTGCTGCTGGCGAAGTTTTCCGTGCGCGCGTCCGAGGTGGGCATCCGCCGCGCGCTGGGCGCCACCCGGCGCGACATCTTCCGCCAGTTCCTGATCGAGACCACCGTGATCGGCCTGGCCGGTGGCGTACTGGGCCTTCTGCTGGCGTTTGGCGCACTGGCCGTGGTCAGCAAGCACTCGGAGGATCTGGGCACGGTCGCGCACATGGACATACCGATGCTGCTGCTGACGTTTGCCATGTCGGTGCTGGCCGCCGTGCTGGCAGGCCTGCTGCCCACCTGGCGCGCCTGCCAGGTGACGCCGGCGATCCAGCTCAAATCCCAATGA
- a CDS encoding ABC transporter ATP-binding protein → MLRMQNLSKVYRTHMIETHALRGFDIHVQQGEFVTVTGPSGSGKTSFLNIAGLLEEFTDGEYILDGVNVRGMDDNARSRLRNEKLGFIFQGFNLIPDLSLFDNVDVPLRYRGFNRAERKERIEDALAKVGLASRMKHYPAELSGGQQQRVAIARALAGSPKLLLADEPTGNLDTQMARGVMELLEDINAQGTTILMVTHDPELALRSQRNVHIIDGQVSDLVQHGATLSARPQHAATA, encoded by the coding sequence ATGCTGCGCATGCAAAACCTGAGCAAAGTCTACCGCACCCACATGATCGAAACCCACGCGCTGCGCGGCTTCGACATCCATGTGCAACAAGGTGAATTCGTCACCGTCACGGGGCCGTCCGGCTCGGGCAAGACGAGCTTTCTGAACATCGCCGGCCTGCTCGAGGAATTCACCGACGGCGAATACATACTCGACGGCGTCAACGTCAGGGGCATGGACGACAATGCCCGCTCGCGCCTGCGCAATGAAAAACTCGGCTTCATCTTCCAGGGTTTTAATCTGATTCCCGACCTGTCGCTGTTCGACAACGTCGACGTGCCGCTGCGCTACCGGGGCTTCAACCGCGCCGAACGCAAGGAACGCATCGAGGACGCGCTGGCCAAGGTCGGCCTGGCGTCGCGCATGAAACACTATCCGGCCGAATTGTCGGGCGGACAGCAGCAGCGCGTGGCGATCGCGCGCGCGCTGGCCGGCTCGCCCAAGCTGCTGCTGGCCGATGAACCGACGGGCAACCTGGACACGCAGATGGCGCGCGGCGTGATGGAACTGCTGGAAGACATCAACGCGCAAGGCACCACCATCCTAATGGTCACGCACGATCCGGAACTGGCGCTGCGCAGCCAGCGCAACGTGCACATCATCGACGGCCAGGTGTCGGACCTGGTGCAGCACGGCGCCACGCTGTCGGCCAGGCCGCAGCACGCCGCGACCGCGTAA
- a CDS encoding efflux RND transporter periplasmic adaptor subunit: protein MIRDTSSQDAVLTAPPGQRHKRRALLLAGAVIVIGGAIAAVAGWRNSEHSVNSSRLRIADVTRGTLIRDAAVTGRVVAAISPTLYSTTVATVTLKAKAGDTVKKGDILAVLESPDLSDALKREQSSVQQLEAEVARQQILAKKQKLLARREADTAEIDRLSAQRTLERYESVAQVGIIAKIDYQKAKDALNSADIRSKHASQAAGLESEDVTLALKTKSNELERQRLVRDNAQRRVDELTVRAPVNGFIGTLSVANRSVVQANTALMTLVDLSQLEVELEVPETYVADIGLGMRAEIETGAIRATGKLSALSPEVVKNQVLARVRFDGEQPAGLRQNQRVAARLLIDEKPNVLMLARGSFVEAEGGRFAYVVRDGVAMRTPIKLGATSVSAVEILDGLKLGDKVVIAGTENFENAARVSLN from the coding sequence ATGATCCGCGATACTTCCTCCCAAGACGCCGTACTGACCGCCCCGCCGGGCCAGCGCCACAAGCGACGCGCCCTGCTGCTGGCCGGCGCCGTCATCGTCATCGGCGGCGCCATCGCTGCCGTTGCCGGCTGGCGCAACAGCGAGCATTCCGTCAACAGCAGCCGCCTGCGCATCGCCGATGTCACGCGCGGCACCCTGATACGTGACGCCGCCGTCACGGGCCGCGTCGTCGCCGCCATCAGTCCCACCCTGTATTCGACCACCGTGGCCACCGTCACGCTGAAAGCGAAGGCGGGCGACACGGTGAAAAAGGGCGACATCCTGGCCGTGCTGGAGTCGCCGGACCTGTCCGACGCACTCAAGCGCGAACAATCGAGCGTGCAGCAGCTGGAGGCGGAAGTGGCGCGCCAGCAGATCCTGGCCAAGAAGCAGAAACTGCTGGCGCGGCGCGAAGCCGATACGGCTGAAATCGACCGCCTGTCCGCACAGCGCACGCTCGAACGCTACGAGAGCGTGGCGCAGGTGGGCATCATCGCCAAGATCGATTACCAGAAGGCCAAGGACGCCTTGAATTCGGCCGATATCCGCAGCAAGCACGCTTCGCAGGCGGCGGGCCTGGAAAGCGAAGACGTGACCCTGGCCCTGAAAACAAAGAGCAATGAACTCGAACGCCAGCGTCTCGTCCGCGACAATGCCCAGCGCAGGGTCGATGAACTGACCGTGCGTGCGCCCGTCAACGGCTTCATCGGCACCCTATCGGTGGCCAACCGCAGCGTGGTGCAAGCCAATACGGCACTGATGACCCTGGTCGACCTGTCGCAGCTGGAAGTCGAGCTCGAGGTGCCGGAAACGTATGTGGCCGACATCGGCCTGGGCATGCGCGCCGAGATCGAAACAGGCGCCATCCGTGCCACCGGCAAGCTGTCGGCGCTGTCGCCCGAAGTGGTGAAAAACCAAGTGCTGGCGCGCGTGCGTTTCGACGGCGAACAGCCGGCCGGCCTGCGCCAGAACCAGCGCGTGGCGGCGCGCCTGCTGATCGATGAAAAACCGAATGTGCTGATGCTGGCGCGCGGCTCCTTCGTCGAAGCGGAAGGCGGCCGTTTCGCCTACGTCGTGCGCGACGGCGTGGCGATGCGCACGCCGATCAAGCTGGGCGCGACCAGCGTGTCGGCCGTGGAAATCCTCGACGGCTTGAAGCTGGGCGACAAGGTGGTCATCGCCGGTACGGAAAACTTTGAGAACGCGGCCCGCGTCTCGCTCAACTGA
- a CDS encoding MutS-related protein, translated as MDLDILAIDLICDPGSDGARRHAGPLLWSMMSPSPSLFARLRPWLRQFASLPEPPELDYPFAASDIAMLQRLDGGSPQLDRQTWDEMLLDDYHARLATQTSILGQQRLHQRLASGAAGAVSQVRIAALLAAPAQQAVIEQAMQPLRTADMEVAALLCGAPLPAPPWWSRWLLLPTLALLASLLAAWLFAPLAWAVAVPVWLLLMALQMRLHDRCKPWERSVFTLQQILLVHGRLGALDTALTAELREGGRAAGVINRQITPVRWIKMVPLLSEYDDWLMLGNIRRYFHSLRVVQRERAFLRQSFLLLADLEADLALARHLRGREEFCWAQQADARQLSFEAMVHPLLDGAMPLSLKLDLRGAFISGQNAVGKSTLLRGVGLNLISARAFGFCYAQAAWVPMLPLYSSMQNEDSLDGGESLYIAELRRARELLALAEEGAPALFLIDEIFRGTNHLESVAAAAAVLHSLAADHLVIVSSHNLVLGPLLEDCLAPWCVRRDEAGALLLAPGVLQATNGIALLAQRGFDAGIADKAGRVFDWLSTHMAQPADCGGVLERA; from the coding sequence ATGGATCTTGATATTCTGGCAATCGACCTGATCTGCGACCCAGGCAGTGATGGCGCGCGGCGCCATGCCGGTCCCCTTCTTTGGAGCATGATGTCGCCTTCTCCCTCCCTGTTTGCCCGCCTGCGTCCCTGGCTGCGCCAGTTTGCCAGCCTGCCTGAGCCGCCGGAACTCGATTATCCATTTGCCGCCAGCGACATCGCCATGCTGCAGCGGCTCGACGGTGGTTCGCCCCAGCTTGATCGCCAGACGTGGGATGAAATGCTGCTCGACGACTATCATGCGCGACTGGCCACGCAGACCAGCATTCTTGGCCAGCAGCGATTGCATCAGCGCCTGGCAAGCGGTGCGGCCGGCGCCGTCTCGCAGGTGCGCATCGCGGCCTTGCTGGCCGCGCCGGCACAGCAGGCGGTGATCGAGCAAGCGATGCAGCCGCTGCGCACGGCGGACATGGAAGTGGCGGCGCTGTTGTGCGGCGCACCGCTGCCAGCACCGCCGTGGTGGAGCCGCTGGCTGCTGCTGCCGACGCTGGCGCTGTTGGCGTCGCTGCTGGCCGCGTGGCTGTTTGCGCCGCTGGCATGGGCCGTCGCGGTGCCCGTCTGGCTCTTGCTGATGGCGTTGCAGATGCGCTTACACGACCGTTGCAAACCGTGGGAGCGCAGCGTGTTTACCTTGCAGCAGATACTGCTGGTGCATGGCCGCCTGGGCGCGCTCGATACCGCGCTCACGGCGGAGCTGCGAGAAGGCGGGCGGGCTGCGGGCGTGATCAACCGCCAGATCACGCCAGTGCGCTGGATTAAGATGGTCCCTTTACTGAGCGAATATGACGACTGGCTCATGCTGGGCAATATCCGCCGCTACTTTCACAGCCTGCGTGTGGTGCAACGCGAACGCGCCTTCTTGCGCCAGAGTTTCCTGCTGCTGGCCGACCTGGAGGCGGACCTGGCTCTGGCGCGCCACCTGCGCGGCCGTGAAGAGTTTTGTTGGGCGCAGCAAGCCGATGCGCGGCAGTTGTCGTTTGAGGCCATGGTGCATCCGTTGCTGGACGGCGCCATGCCCCTGTCGCTGAAGCTTGATTTACGCGGCGCCTTCATTTCGGGGCAGAATGCGGTGGGTAAAAGTACCTTGTTGCGCGGCGTGGGCCTCAATCTGATCAGTGCGCGCGCCTTCGGCTTTTGCTATGCGCAGGCGGCCTGGGTGCCCATGCTGCCGCTGTATTCGAGCATGCAGAACGAGGATTCGCTCGATGGCGGCGAAAGTTTGTATATCGCCGAATTGCGGCGCGCGCGCGAATTGCTGGCATTGGCCGAAGAGGGGGCGCCGGCCCTGTTCCTGATCGACGAGATTTTCCGCGGCACGAACCACCTCGAGTCGGTGGCGGCGGCCGCCGCCGTGCTGCACAGCCTGGCCGCAGATCACCTGGTGATCGTCTCGTCGCACAATCTGGTATTGGGGCCGCTGCTGGAAGACTGTCTGGCGCCGTGGTGCGTGCGCCGCGATGAGGCGGGCGCGTTATTGCTGGCGCCTGGCGTGCTGCAGGCCACGAATGGCATCGCGCTGCTCGCGCAGCGCGGTTTTGACGCCGGTATCGCGGACAAGGCGGGGCGCGTCTTCGATTGGCTCAGCACGCACATGGCGCAGCCGGCCGATTGCGGCGGCGTGCTCGAACGGGCGTGA